One part of the Verrucomicrobiota bacterium genome encodes these proteins:
- the nadA gene encoding quinolinate synthase NadA codes for MPADPTDLPSEILRLKQERNAVILAHNYQIEEIQKVADFVGDSLGLSQKAADTDADVIVFCGVHFMGETAKILSPGKTVVIPDMDAGCSLSDSCPAEKLEAFLKEHAEKNYFVIAYINCSAGVKALADVICTSGNAVKIVQATPQDRHILFVPDQNLGAWVMEQTGRPMDLWQGSCYVHMEYTRDSIERAKREYPDAVVVAHPECPQAVRLLADEVCSTEKMVTFCKNSPGKAFVIVTEEGMLHRLRREIPDKVFIPGPTDTCACAECRYMKRNTLEKLYLCLRDLKPEILLEEKLRVKAEKSVRRMLELSR; via the coding sequence CTGCCGGCAGATCCCACCGATCTGCCCTCCGAGATCCTGCGGCTGAAGCAGGAGCGGAATGCCGTTATCCTTGCCCACAACTACCAGATCGAGGAGATCCAGAAGGTCGCCGATTTCGTCGGGGATTCACTCGGCCTAAGCCAGAAGGCAGCCGATACCGATGCCGACGTCATCGTCTTTTGCGGCGTCCACTTCATGGGTGAGACCGCCAAGATCCTCAGCCCGGGGAAGACTGTCGTGATCCCCGACATGGATGCAGGCTGTTCCCTCTCCGACTCCTGCCCTGCGGAGAAACTCGAGGCATTCCTCAAGGAGCATGCGGAGAAGAACTACTTCGTCATTGCCTACATCAACTGCAGCGCCGGGGTGAAAGCCCTTGCCGATGTCATCTGCACCAGCGGCAATGCAGTTAAGATCGTTCAGGCCACTCCCCAAGACCGCCACATCCTCTTCGTTCCCGACCAGAATCTCGGAGCCTGGGTCATGGAGCAGACCGGCCGGCCCATGGATCTCTGGCAGGGAAGCTGCTATGTCCACATGGAGTACACACGTGACAGCATCGAGCGTGCGAAACGCGAGTACCCGGATGCCGTCGTCGTAGCTCATCCCGAGTGTCCACAGGCCGTCCGTTTGCTAGCCGACGAGGTCTGCTCCACCGAGAAGATGGTCACCTTCTGCAAGAATTCCCCGGGCAAGGCCTTTGTCATCGTCACCGAGGAGGGAATGCTCCACCGCCTACGACGGGAGATTCCTGACAAGGTCTTCATCCCGGGTCCCACAGACACCTGCGCCTGCGCCGAGTGCCGCTACATGAAGCGGAATACCCTAGAGAAGCTCTACCTCTGCCTCCGCGACCTGAAGCCCGAGATTCTGCTTGAGGAAAAACTCAGGGTAAAAGCGGAGAAATCTGTGCGCCGCATGCTGGAGCTTAGCAGATAG
- a CDS encoding glycoside hydrolase family 75 protein, with translation MQASKTLGIRGCMVGALVLLLVPLGCSKKQTSKQALNQESGHPTPVPVLPRKNYDTARLFNGITLKSSVDCTNSRETALGAVTDSNSYKMDITLHVHWPKAATTPADLLAATPEIIELLPELTSLLTNATLSPNFATLLYYKERSLRANLGQLQKLPYRDSLFDCQTILDLSHPATSRRALFIQAIMNVNTDGSDGDRNLPIDRLSSTFQPQTNYRWPKKSDRPNPCLRNEVSQLALAEAELSSITMAAGEKTSLESRCTAAKATIAELKRWSFLAGTSDPFIVLPSFMVGKSAGQPEIGDYAVVIAKGILYPAILGDLGPNSKIGEASLRICREIFPESGADRRPVSRPEVVYLVFPGTAEKPFTSPDYAHWSERCHQLWKEFGGSDTASWHEWSSLEKPWPTPTPTPTPPPLLTPLPTSSPSAETPSQTNSLSGTNPPVSVVPTNSASSPSLLASPQ, from the coding sequence ATGCAGGCCTCAAAAACTCTCGGGATCCGAGGATGCATGGTAGGAGCCTTGGTACTACTTCTCGTTCCGCTCGGATGCTCGAAAAAACAGACCTCTAAACAGGCCTTAAATCAAGAAAGCGGACATCCAACCCCAGTTCCCGTCTTGCCGCGTAAAAATTACGACACGGCGAGGCTTTTCAATGGCATTACTCTCAAAAGCAGCGTCGACTGCACTAACTCACGGGAAACCGCGCTGGGTGCAGTAACGGACAGCAACTCTTACAAGATGGACATCACCCTGCATGTCCATTGGCCCAAAGCAGCAACAACCCCAGCCGACCTGCTGGCTGCCACCCCGGAGATTATCGAGTTGCTCCCTGAACTGACATCCCTCCTCACCAATGCGACCCTGTCACCTAATTTTGCAACTCTTCTGTATTACAAGGAAAGATCGCTCCGAGCTAACCTCGGCCAACTTCAGAAGCTTCCCTACCGGGACTCCCTGTTTGATTGCCAGACGATCCTCGATCTGAGTCATCCCGCGACCTCCCGCCGCGCCCTGTTTATCCAGGCCATCATGAACGTGAATACAGACGGATCCGACGGCGATCGGAATCTTCCCATCGACCGACTCTCCTCGACATTCCAGCCGCAGACAAATTACCGCTGGCCAAAGAAAAGCGACCGCCCTAACCCCTGCCTTCGCAATGAAGTGTCTCAACTCGCCCTTGCCGAAGCAGAGCTATCCAGCATAACTATGGCTGCCGGTGAGAAGACCTCACTTGAGTCTCGTTGCACAGCTGCGAAGGCCACGATCGCTGAACTAAAGCGATGGAGCTTCCTTGCGGGAACTTCCGACCCCTTTATCGTCCTTCCTTCGTTCATGGTGGGGAAATCGGCCGGCCAACCGGAAATCGGCGACTACGCTGTCGTGATCGCGAAGGGAATACTCTATCCGGCTATCCTGGGTGATCTGGGGCCGAACTCCAAGATCGGCGAAGCCTCACTGAGAATCTGTCGAGAGATCTTCCCTGAATCCGGAGCGGATCGCCGCCCCGTCAGCCGCCCCGAAGTTGTTTATCTTGTCTTCCCTGGTACTGCGGAGAAGCCGTTTACCTCACCGGATTATGCCCACTGGTCCGAGCGCTGCCATCAGCTCTGGAAGGAATTCGGAGGCAGTGACACCGCATCATGGCATGAGTGGAGCTCCTTGGAAAAACCATGGCCTACTCCTACTCCAACCCCGACACCCCCACCACTTCTCACGCCGCTTCCGACTTCCTCACCCTCAGCGGAAACACCTTCGCAGACGAATTCTTTATCCGGCACAAATCCTCCTGTTTCAGTGGTGCCCACGAACTCCGCGTCATCACCATCACTCTTGGCATCTCCCCAGTGA
- a CDS encoding type II secretion system GspH family protein produces MRILLQRGFTLVELLAVIFIISILMALLFPAMKSVIPRAQEVVCMSHLRRLWLGFAPSVTDGTGWPQVPASIPIGSQAEQQWWIDTSSNLFNIPPSDWRCPTVTAHVGLPNAANPSNTIPLIDYMPTLFDAFPMTPNKWPNMPWFMEISNAHGKGNLMIRPDGSIMPAPGFQTAPLAR; encoded by the coding sequence ATGAGAATTTTACTTCAGAGGGGGTTCACATTGGTCGAGTTACTAGCGGTCATCTTCATTATTTCCATTTTGATGGCGTTGCTCTTCCCGGCAATGAAGAGTGTGATTCCCAGGGCACAAGAGGTGGTCTGCATGTCTCATCTGAGGCGTCTCTGGCTGGGATTTGCACCTAGCGTGACGGACGGTACAGGTTGGCCGCAGGTTCCTGCTTCTATCCCGATAGGCTCACAGGCTGAGCAGCAGTGGTGGATCGATACATCCTCGAATCTCTTTAACATCCCACCCAGTGACTGGCGCTGCCCTACGGTCACGGCTCATGTTGGACTGCCAAATGCGGCTAATCCATCCAATACGATTCCCCTGATCGATTATATGCCGACGCTCTTCGATGCCTTCCCGATGACCCCTAATAAGTGGCCGAATATGCCTTGGTTCATGGAGATATCCAATGCCCATGGAAAGGGGAATCTCATGATCCGCCCTGATGGGTCGATCATGCCCGCCCCGGGATTCCAGACGGCACCGTTGGCTCGGTAA
- the acnA gene encoding aconitate hydratase AcnA: protein MSTDPFKTLRSFEPSAGTSSSYYSLPALEEQSLGKISRLPFSIRVVLESVLRNCDNKKVHEKDVRALAAWNAMAPAPEEIPFVVARIVLQDFTGVPLLVDLAAMRSAVARLGGKPGIIEPLVPVDLVVDHSVQVDYYGWADAMKLNLDMEFRRNRERYEFLKWGQGAFETFGVVPPGIGIVHQVNLEYLARGVLHSKNASGSVYYPDSLVGTDSHTTMINGLGVVGWGVGGIEAEAGMLGQPVYFLTPEVVGVHLTGKLSEGVTATDLALRVTQMLRAAKVVGKFVEFYGEGAESLPLPDRATIANMAPEYGATMGIFPVDAESVAFLRATGRTEAECSAFENYFKAQGMFGMPRKGEIDYSVDLELDLSTVVPSVAGPKRPQDRIDLPQLKSTFHDLLTKSIADGGYGKDDANIKAKASVARRNPTIPEDEEEMISDRPTPDTVSQMPESPFHGNTSTISNGSVLIAAITSCTNTSNPSVMLAAGLLAKKAVELGLEMDPTVKTSLAPGSRVVTAYLDKTGLQPYLDKLGFQTVGYGCTTCIGNSGPLNPEVEKAITDNDLIAAAVLSGNRNFEARIHQNIKANFLMSPPLVVAFALAGRVDIDFVKEPIGKGKDGKEVFLKDIWPSLSEIRDALRSALTPEMFTNLYGNFAGQNPKWNEISAPTGEIYEWDTKSTYIQEPPFFENFGMEAGTITPISGARALGIFGDSVTTDHISPAGAIKEKSPAGRFLSEHGVTHEDFNSYGSRRGNDRIMTRGTFANVRIKNLMLPGVEGGVTLHQPDGERMSIFDASHKYQAEKTPLVIVAGQEYGTGSSRDWAAKGTRLLGVKAVIAASYERIHRSNLVGMGILPLQFMEGTNAQSLSLDGSETYDIIGLSDNLEARQDLAVRITRKDGSTQEVPVKVRIDTPIEVDYYRHGGILPFILRQLINETK, encoded by the coding sequence ATGAGCACCGACCCATTCAAGACACTTCGCAGCTTTGAGCCATCCGCAGGAACAAGCTCATCCTACTACTCCCTCCCCGCACTTGAAGAGCAGAGCCTCGGCAAGATCTCGCGCCTTCCCTTCTCGATCCGTGTGGTCCTGGAGTCGGTGTTGCGTAACTGCGACAATAAGAAGGTCCATGAGAAGGATGTGAGGGCTCTTGCGGCTTGGAATGCCATGGCACCGGCCCCCGAGGAGATCCCGTTTGTCGTCGCGCGCATCGTGCTGCAGGACTTCACTGGAGTTCCTTTGCTCGTCGATCTCGCGGCTATGCGTAGTGCTGTGGCCCGTCTAGGCGGGAAGCCCGGCATCATCGAGCCTCTGGTTCCCGTCGATCTAGTGGTCGATCACTCCGTGCAGGTCGACTACTACGGCTGGGCAGACGCCATGAAGCTGAACCTCGACATGGAGTTCAGGCGCAACCGCGAGCGCTACGAATTCCTGAAGTGGGGTCAAGGGGCTTTCGAGACCTTTGGAGTTGTCCCTCCCGGCATCGGTATCGTCCACCAGGTGAATCTCGAGTACCTGGCACGCGGCGTTCTTCATTCCAAGAATGCCTCCGGCAGCGTTTATTACCCAGACAGTTTGGTCGGCACCGACTCCCACACCACCATGATCAACGGCCTTGGAGTTGTCGGCTGGGGTGTTGGAGGCATCGAGGCCGAAGCCGGCATGCTTGGCCAGCCGGTTTATTTCCTCACTCCGGAAGTCGTCGGCGTCCACCTCACCGGCAAGCTGAGCGAAGGTGTCACCGCCACCGACCTCGCACTCCGCGTCACCCAGATGCTTCGCGCGGCGAAGGTCGTGGGCAAGTTCGTCGAGTTCTACGGCGAGGGTGCCGAGTCTCTCCCGCTCCCCGACCGCGCCACCATCGCCAACATGGCCCCTGAGTATGGTGCCACCATGGGCATCTTCCCGGTCGATGCGGAATCCGTCGCTTTCCTTCGAGCCACAGGTCGTACCGAGGCCGAGTGCAGCGCCTTTGAGAACTACTTCAAGGCGCAGGGGATGTTTGGCATGCCCCGCAAGGGAGAGATCGACTATAGCGTCGATCTCGAGCTCGATCTCTCGACTGTCGTCCCTAGTGTTGCCGGCCCGAAGCGTCCTCAGGACCGCATCGATCTCCCTCAGCTCAAGTCCACCTTCCACGACCTCCTCACCAAGTCCATCGCTGATGGCGGCTACGGTAAGGATGATGCAAACATCAAGGCCAAGGCCTCCGTTGCTCGTCGTAATCCGACCATTCCCGAGGATGAGGAGGAGATGATCAGTGACCGGCCAACCCCGGACACAGTTTCCCAGATGCCGGAATCACCATTCCATGGCAACACCAGCACAATCAGCAACGGCAGCGTTCTCATCGCCGCCATCACGAGTTGCACCAACACCAGCAACCCTAGCGTCATGCTCGCGGCGGGACTCCTGGCCAAGAAAGCCGTGGAGCTAGGCCTCGAGATGGATCCGACAGTCAAGACCTCGCTCGCGCCTGGCTCACGAGTCGTCACCGCATATCTGGATAAGACAGGTCTCCAGCCCTACCTCGACAAGCTAGGTTTCCAGACCGTCGGTTACGGTTGCACCACCTGCATCGGAAACTCCGGACCTCTCAACCCCGAGGTGGAGAAGGCCATCACCGACAACGATCTCATCGCTGCGGCAGTCCTCTCCGGAAACCGCAACTTCGAAGCCCGTATCCATCAGAACATCAAGGCCAACTTCCTGATGTCCCCTCCTCTAGTCGTCGCCTTCGCCCTAGCTGGCCGGGTCGATATTGATTTCGTCAAGGAGCCGATCGGCAAGGGTAAGGATGGCAAGGAAGTCTTCCTCAAGGATATCTGGCCGAGCCTTTCCGAGATCCGGGACGCTCTCCGCAGTGCCCTCACGCCCGAGATGTTCACTAACCTCTACGGCAACTTCGCGGGACAGAATCCCAAGTGGAACGAGATCAGCGCCCCAACTGGAGAGATCTACGAGTGGGATACCAAGAGCACCTACATCCAAGAGCCTCCCTTCTTCGAGAACTTCGGCATGGAAGCTGGCACGATCACGCCGATCTCCGGAGCACGGGCGCTGGGCATCTTCGGCGACTCTGTCACGACCGATCACATCTCCCCGGCCGGAGCCATCAAGGAGAAATCCCCGGCAGGCCGCTTCCTCAGCGAGCATGGAGTCACCCACGAAGACTTCAATAGCTACGGCAGCCGACGCGGCAATGACCGCATCATGACACGCGGCACCTTTGCCAACGTTCGCATCAAGAACCTCATGCTGCCGGGTGTCGAGGGTGGCGTGACACTACACCAGCCCGACGGCGAGCGAATGAGCATCTTCGACGCCTCGCACAAGTATCAGGCGGAGAAGACCCCGCTGGTTATCGTTGCTGGCCAAGAATACGGCACTGGTAGCAGTCGCGACTGGGCTGCCAAGGGCACCCGCCTCCTCGGGGTCAAGGCCGTCATAGCCGCCAGCTACGAGCGCATCCACCGCTCCAACCTCGTCGGCATGGGCATCCTGCCGCTCCAGTTTATGGAGGGAACCAACGCCCAGAGCCTCAGCCTGGATGGCAGCGAGACCTACGACATCATCGGGCTCAGCGATAATCTCGAGGCGCGTCAGGATCTGGCCGTCAGGATCACCCGCAAGGATGGAAGCACCCAGGAAGTCCCCGTCAAGGTCCGCATCGACACCCCTATCGAAGTCGACTACTACCGCCACGGAGGCATCCTCCCCTTCATCCTCCGCCAACTCATCAACGAAACGAAGTAG
- a CDS encoding redoxin domain-containing protein, producing MITIGTKAPDFTLSTATSEGPKQITLSAEIGKKNILLLFVPMAFTGVCTTELCEISKSIGAYDSLDCTVYGISGDNPFAQQSWAQKEGITIQLLSDYEHNIAKTYGIAYESFLPQIGLGMGGVPKRSAFLIDRSGVIQYAESNEDPKQLPDFAKIQAKLAELK from the coding sequence ATGATCACCATTGGAACCAAAGCGCCCGACTTCACTCTCTCCACCGCAACATCCGAAGGCCCCAAGCAGATCACTCTCTCCGCCGAAATCGGAAAGAAGAACATCCTGCTCCTTTTTGTCCCGATGGCTTTCACCGGTGTCTGCACGACGGAACTCTGCGAGATCAGCAAGAGCATCGGTGCTTATGATTCCCTCGACTGCACTGTCTATGGCATCAGTGGGGACAACCCCTTTGCCCAGCAGTCTTGGGCTCAGAAAGAAGGAATCACTATCCAGCTCCTGAGCGATTACGAGCACAATATCGCCAAGACCTACGGGATCGCTTACGAGAGCTTCCTGCCTCAGATCGGACTTGGCATGGGAGGTGTTCCCAAGCGCTCTGCCTTCCTGATCGACCGCTCCGGAGTCATCCAGTACGCCGAGTCGAACGAGGATCCGAAGCAACTCCCCGACTTCGCCAAGATCCAGGCCAAGCTCGCCGAACTCAAATAG
- a CDS encoding helix-turn-helix transcriptional regulator gives MRQTRGLNQEDAARLLGVTQGRLARIEAAPDRTSFEQISRLVTALGGRLEVRVVPEMTAKKPVAKSAQKAPSNW, from the coding sequence TTGAGGCAGACTCGTGGCCTCAATCAGGAGGATGCCGCTCGCCTTCTTGGCGTCACACAGGGGCGTCTTGCCCGGATCGAGGCTGCACCTGATCGGACGAGTTTTGAGCAGATCTCCCGGCTTGTCACGGCGCTGGGAGGGAGGCTGGAGGTGAGGGTTGTCCCTGAGATGACTGCCAAGAAGCCTGTTGCTAAGAGTGCTCAGAAAGCACCCTCTAACTGGTAG
- a CDS encoding PIN domain-containing protein: protein MVVLLDVNVLIALGDPFHTHHERVQEWFHHERARPWATCPITENGFLRILGHPNYKDSPGSPAELQEVLRVICSAPGHQFWSDAISFRDEKKYPQLPGSKQLTDFYLLALAIHHKGKLATLDRRIDASVIPGGEKAYLVIP from the coding sequence ATGGTTGTTCTCCTGGATGTGAATGTGCTGATTGCCCTGGGGGATCCGTTTCATACTCACCATGAACGGGTGCAGGAGTGGTTCCATCATGAGCGAGCTCGGCCATGGGCTACCTGCCCGATCACGGAGAATGGATTCCTAAGAATCCTAGGTCACCCGAACTACAAGGACTCGCCGGGATCTCCTGCAGAACTTCAGGAGGTGCTCCGAGTGATCTGCTCGGCTCCTGGGCACCAATTCTGGAGTGATGCCATCTCATTCAGGGACGAAAAGAAATACCCTCAACTTCCTGGTTCCAAACAGCTCACGGATTTCTATCTGCTGGCACTGGCAATCCATCACAAAGGAAAACTTGCCACGCTGGATCGCCGAATTGATGCCTCTGTCATCCCTGGTGGAGAGAAGGCCTATCTCGTGATTCCGTAA
- the hemL gene encoding glutamate-1-semialdehyde 2,1-aminomutase: MHHPGPISHDLWTRAFARIPGGVNSPVRAFRGVGGEPFFVNKAQGCRITDVDGREYIDFVGTWGPAILGHAPQVVIDAVTETAKYGTSFGIPNPLEVEMAETICRMVPSVEKVRMTNSGTEAVMSAIRLARGATGRDRIVKFEGCYHGHVDSLLVKAGSGALTLGQPDSAGIPASLASLTSTVPFNDIEALKHVFQEKGSEIACVILEPVPANAGLYLPEPGYLEAIRNLCNEHGALLIFDEVMTGFRLAPGGAQEIYGITPDLTTMGKVIGGGLPVGAFGGRADIMDQLAPLGPVYQAGTLSGNPLALAAGLAQLKEMERINGWALLESLGAQIEEAMRSSIKGKPLTFQRIGSMFCLYFCEGPVRNLEDAKRSDTSAFARYFHAALGEGIYFAPSQFEAGFLSTAHTSEALERSSDIASRILKEI; encoded by the coding sequence ATGCACCATCCAGGCCCCATCTCGCATGATCTTTGGACTCGTGCTTTCGCGCGCATTCCTGGTGGGGTGAATTCCCCTGTGCGCGCCTTCCGTGGAGTGGGAGGTGAGCCCTTCTTTGTCAATAAGGCTCAGGGATGCAGGATCACCGATGTCGATGGGCGCGAGTATATCGACTTCGTCGGGACATGGGGTCCGGCTATCCTGGGTCACGCCCCGCAGGTCGTGATCGATGCAGTCACCGAGACGGCCAAGTACGGCACCAGCTTCGGCATTCCCAATCCCCTCGAAGTCGAGATGGCCGAGACCATCTGCCGCATGGTTCCATCCGTGGAGAAGGTCCGAATGACGAACTCTGGCACCGAGGCCGTCATGTCGGCGATCCGCCTGGCACGCGGCGCCACCGGTCGCGACCGGATCGTGAAGTTCGAAGGGTGCTACCACGGCCATGTCGATTCCCTGCTGGTGAAAGCCGGTAGCGGCGCCCTCACCCTCGGTCAGCCTGACAGCGCCGGCATTCCCGCATCACTTGCCTCCCTCACCTCCACTGTCCCCTTCAACGACATTGAGGCACTCAAGCACGTCTTTCAGGAAAAGGGATCCGAGATTGCCTGCGTCATCCTCGAGCCTGTCCCGGCCAATGCCGGTCTCTATTTGCCGGAGCCAGGCTATCTGGAAGCCATCAGGAATCTCTGCAATGAGCATGGCGCCCTGCTCATCTTCGACGAGGTCATGACAGGATTCCGCCTAGCTCCGGGAGGGGCTCAGGAGATCTACGGGATCACGCCCGATCTCACCACCATGGGGAAGGTCATCGGCGGAGGCCTTCCCGTCGGAGCCTTCGGCGGTCGCGCAGACATCATGGATCAGCTAGCGCCACTGGGACCTGTCTATCAGGCCGGTACGCTTTCGGGAAATCCCCTCGCCCTCGCGGCGGGTCTCGCCCAGCTGAAGGAGATGGAGCGAATCAACGGATGGGCTCTCCTTGAGTCGCTCGGCGCACAGATAGAGGAGGCCATGCGCTCCTCAATCAAAGGTAAGCCCCTCACCTTCCAGCGGATTGGCTCCATGTTCTGTCTCTACTTCTGCGAGGGGCCAGTTCGGAACCTCGAGGATGCCAAGCGGAGCGATACCTCTGCCTTCGCCCGCTACTTCCATGCGGCGCTTGGGGAAGGAATCTACTTCGCCCCCTCCCAGTTCGAGGCAGGTTTCCTCTCAACGGCGCATACTTCGGAAGCCTTGGAGCGATCATCAGACATCGCCTCCAGGATCCTTAAAGAAATCTAA
- a CDS encoding type II toxin-antitoxin system HipA family toxin, with product MATKSLRTPLAIWMNGIRVGVWTPPVSNASSFHYDPEWIDAPERRVLSLSLPFTPGNVPLRGKMVTDFFDNLLPDTEEIRRKIRTRYGTRSTKPFDLLTAVGRECVGAIQLLPEGETPIGFDRIEGEVLDEKGVEQALNAAISGSPLMAMDADEEFRISIAGAQEKTAFLFHKGRWWRPAGATPTTHIFKLPLGLIGNLQVDMQGSVENEWISSRIMNAFGLKTAECEILRFGERKVLSVERFDRALMVGSWIARLPQEDFCQALGVPVTEKYENQGGPGIANILRVLNASSTPMEDKRAFVKAQIVFWLMAATDGHAKNFSIFHERGGTYRLTPFYDVISMWPIIGHGTGLLDLRKATMAMGVKGKSLHRKIHEIRPYHWDWAAKLGGLGNASDLIEEITTQVPKVLAVVDREIPKDFPKKIRDAIFEGIRNQAQKLREA from the coding sequence ATGGCCACCAAGTCGCTCAGAACCCCGTTAGCAATCTGGATGAACGGTATCCGGGTGGGCGTGTGGACTCCGCCGGTTTCCAATGCGTCGAGTTTCCACTATGACCCGGAATGGATTGATGCGCCGGAGAGGAGGGTGCTTTCGCTGTCGCTTCCCTTCACACCTGGGAATGTTCCCCTGCGTGGGAAGATGGTGACCGATTTCTTCGACAATCTGCTTCCTGACACGGAAGAGATCCGAAGAAAGATAAGGACTCGTTACGGGACGCGCTCGACAAAGCCATTTGATCTGCTCACAGCCGTGGGCAGGGAATGCGTGGGAGCAATTCAGTTGCTGCCGGAGGGCGAAACGCCAATAGGGTTTGATCGAATTGAGGGGGAGGTGCTCGATGAGAAGGGTGTCGAGCAGGCGCTCAATGCGGCTATCTCAGGGAGCCCTCTCATGGCCATGGATGCGGATGAGGAGTTCAGAATCTCGATAGCCGGGGCTCAGGAGAAAACGGCGTTTCTTTTTCATAAGGGGCGCTGGTGGCGTCCTGCTGGAGCTACGCCGACGACCCATATTTTCAAGCTCCCGCTGGGGCTCATTGGAAATCTCCAGGTGGATATGCAGGGATCAGTGGAGAATGAATGGATCAGCTCGCGCATCATGAATGCCTTTGGCCTGAAGACGGCTGAATGTGAGATTCTGCGCTTCGGGGAAAGAAAGGTGCTTTCCGTTGAACGCTTTGATCGGGCCCTGATGGTGGGATCATGGATTGCTCGTCTGCCTCAGGAGGATTTCTGTCAGGCCCTCGGAGTGCCAGTAACGGAGAAGTATGAAAACCAAGGAGGTCCAGGTATTGCGAACATTCTAAGGGTTCTCAATGCGAGTTCGACCCCCATGGAGGACAAGAGGGCCTTTGTGAAAGCCCAGATTGTATTCTGGCTAATGGCCGCAACGGATGGTCACGCCAAGAACTTCTCGATCTTCCACGAGCGCGGTGGCACCTATCGACTGACCCCATTCTATGACGTGATCTCCATGTGGCCAATCATTGGACATGGCACTGGCCTGCTTGATCTCAGGAAAGCCACCATGGCCATGGGTGTGAAGGGGAAGAGCCTGCACCGAAAGATTCATGAAATCCGTCCCTACCACTGGGACTGGGCCGCAAAGCTAGGGGGACTGGGGAATGCTTCCGACTTAATCGAGGAAATCACCACACAAGTTCCCAAAGTTCTGGCCGTCGTGGATCGGGAGATCCCCAAGGACTTTCCCAAGAAAATCCGAGATGCGATTTTTGAAGGAATCCGCAATCAAGCGCAGAAGTTGCGCGAAGCATAA